A single genomic interval of Musa acuminata AAA Group cultivar baxijiao chromosome BXJ3-4, Cavendish_Baxijiao_AAA, whole genome shotgun sequence harbors:
- the LOC103981175 gene encoding mitogen-activated protein kinase 4, giving the protein MAMLVDPPNGVGNQGKHYYSMWQTLFEIDTKYVPIKPIGRGAYGIVCSSINRETNEKVAIKKIHNVFDNRVDALRTLRELKLLRHIRHENVIALKDIMMPAHRRTFRDVYLVYELMDTDLHQIIKSSQALSNDHCQYFLFQLLRGLKYIHSANILHRDLKPGNLLVNANCELKICDFGLARTSSGKGQFMTEYVVTRWYRAPELLLCCDNYDTSIDVWSVGCIFAELLGRKPIFPGTECLNQLKLIVNILGTMSDADIGFIDNPKARKYIKSLPYTPGVPLGNLYPMANPLAIDLLQKMLVFDPSKRISVTEALEHPYMSPLYDPSANPPAEVPIDLDIDENLGEDLIREMIWKEMLYYHPEASANT; this is encoded by the exons ATGGCTATGCTAGTTGATCCTCCAAATGGAGTGGGAAACCAAGGAAAACATTACTACTCAATGTGGCAAACCTTGTTTGAGATCGATACAAAGTATGTTCCCATCAAGCCCATTGGCAGAGGAGCATATGGGATTGTGTGCTCATCAATCAACCGTGAGACAAACGAAAAAGTTGCTATCAAAAAAATTCACAATGTATTTGATAACCGTGTGGATGCACTTAGAACATTGCGCGAACTGAAACTCCTTCGACACATTCGGCATGAAAATGTTATTGCTTTGAAAGATATAATGATGCCAGCCCACAGGAGAACATTTAGGGATGTGTATCTTGTTTATGAACTTATGGATACCGATCTGCATCagattatcaaatcatcacaagCACTTTCCAATGACCACTGTCAGTACTTTCTCTTTCAG TTGCTGCGTGGATTGAAGTATATCCACTCTGCGAACATACTCCACAGAGATCTGAAACCTGGGAATCTTCTTGTTAATGCTAATTGTGAGCTCAAAATTTGTGATTTTGGTCTGGCTCGTACAAGTAGTGGGAAAGGCCAGTTCATGACCGAGTATGTCGTTACCCGCTGGTATCGGGCACCTGAGCTACTTCTCTGCTGTGATAACTATGATACCTCCATAGATGTTTGGTCAGTTGGATGCATCTTTGCTGAGCTGCTTGGACGAAAGCCCATCTTCCCAGGCACAGAATGCCTTAACCAACTTAAACTCATTGTCAATATACTTGGCACCATGAGTGATGCTGATATTGGCTTCATTGACAACCCAAAGGCTCGTAAATATATCAAATCCTTGCCATACACTCCTGGTGTTCCTCTTGGTAATCTATACCCAATGGCCAATCCTTTAGCCATTGATTTACTGCAGAAGATGCTTGTTTTTGATCCATCCAAGAGGATTAGTGTCACTGAGGCACTGGAGCACCCTTACATGTCACCTCTTTATGACCCCAGTGCCAATCCCCCAGCTGAGGTTCCTATCGATCTTGACATTGATGAAAATCTTGGAGAAGATTTGATCAGGGAGATGATCTGGAAGGAGATGCTTTACTATCATCCAGAAGCTTCTGCAAACACATAA
- the LOC135636529 gene encoding probable dehydrin LEA has product MSAEREEHGDQIRRTDECGDAAREVIAGSMEHHGASLSEMLRRSGGSGSNSPGYVEAGRGREEAARKEKLRLHGVHKREERGSTVGKHEKKGFMERLKDRLLGHH; this is encoded by the exons ATGTCGGCAGAGAGGGAGGAACACGGCGACCAGATCCGGCGGACGGATGAGTGCGGCGACGCGGCGAGGGAGGTGATCGCCGGCAGCATGGAGCACCACGGTGCTTCCCTGTCCGAGATGCTCCGCCGCTCCGGAGGTTCCGGCTCTAACTCG CCTGGGTATGTCGAGGCAGGCCGCGGAAGGGAGGAGGCGGCGCGGAAGGAGAAGCTACGCCTACACGGCGTGCACAAGAGGGAGGAACGAGGGAGCACGGTGGGGAAGCACGAGAAGAAGGGGTTCATGGAGAGGCTGAAGGACAGGTTGCTGGGCCACCATTAG
- the LOC135636528 gene encoding dehydrin Xero 1-like — MEYSRDEHGKPIPMTDTYGNPIQTDEYGNPMPATQGYGVGAGVAGKEQHHGGGGITGMLHRSGSSSSSSSEDDGQGGRRKKKGLKQKIKEKLPGGHKEHESSVEKQHEKKGFVEKVKEKMPGHHKE, encoded by the exons ATGGAGTACTCGAGGGACGAGCATGGTAAACCGATCCCGATGACGGACACGTACGGCAACCCGATCCAGACGGACGAGTACGGCAACCCGATGCCGGCGACCCAAGGATACGGGGTCGGCGCGGGCGTCGCCGGCAAGGAGCAGCACCATGGGGGCGGGGGCATAACCGGCATGCTCCACCGCTCGGGCAGCTCCAGCTCCAGCTCG TCGGAGGACGATGGGCAAGGTgggcggaggaagaagaaggggttGAAGCAGAAGATAAAGGAGAAGCTGCCGGGTGGGCACAAGGAGCATGAGAGCAGCGTCGAGAAGCAGCACGAGAAGAAGGGATTCGTGGAGAAGGTAAAGGAGAAGATGCCCGGCCACCACAAGGAGTAG
- the LOC103981177 gene encoding bZIP transcription factor 11-like, translated as MASPGGTSSGSSLLQTSVSDEDLQAAAMEQKKRKRMMSNRESARRSRMRKEKHLDDLTAEANQLRKENGRLLTSVIFTTQQHVAVEAENSVLRTRMVELTDRLQSLDEILFCFQRSPSDPWSFGFVNQSVMASADNLFQYRQLRIQNEVLMATKTASSSIHCLLELETVRTKGCAHLNH; from the coding sequence ATGGCTTCTCCGGGTGGGACTTCTTCCGGATCCAGTCTGCTCCAAACCTCCGTCTCCGATGAGGATCTGCAGGCGGCGGCGATGGAGCAGAAGAAGCGGAAGCGAATGATGTCGAACCGCGAATCGGCGAGGCGGTCGAGGATGCGCAAGGAGAAGCACTTGGACGATCTGACGGCGGAGGCGAACCAGCTGAGGAAGGAGAACGGCCGACTCCTTACTTCCGTGATCTTCACCACGCAGCAGCACGTCGCCGTCGAAGCAGAGAACTCTGTTCTGAGGACTCGGATGGTGGAGCTCACCGACCGGCTGCAGTCTCTCGATGAGATCCTTTTCTGCTTTCAGCGATCGCCATCAGATCCATGGAGCTTCGGCTTCGTTAACCAGTCCGTCATGGCTTCAGCCGACAACTTGTTTCAGTATCGACAGCTGAGAATCCAGAACGAAGTACTAATGGCTACAAAGACGGCATCATCAAGCATTCATTGTTTGCTTGAGCTCGAAACAGTGAGGACAAAAGGGTGTGCGCATCTCAATCACTGA